The genome window CTCGGCGCAGGTGGGGCCGTTCACCGACCGACTGACCGAGGACAGCGACTCGCCCTACGAGACGGCGGCGACCATCGAGCGGTGGCTGGAGGCGAACAAGAACTACTCGCTGAACGTCAGCCAACAGCCCGAAGACGACGTGGCCTCCGAGTTCATCTTCCAGATGGACCGGGGGTACTGCGAGTACTTCGCCACCTCGATGGTGGTGATGCTGCGGAGCCAGGACATCCCGGCCCGCTACGTCGTCGGCTACTCGACCGGCGAGCGGACCGGTCAGAACCGGTACACCGTCCGTGGGATGAACGCCCACGCGTGGGTCGAGGTGTACTTCGAGGGCGTCGGCTGGGTACGGTTCGACCCGACGCCGGGCCGAGAGCGACTCGAATCCGAACGGCAGGCGATGGAAGACAGCAGTCAGGAGTACAGCGCCGCCGAGTCCGGGAGCCCGGGCGAGGAGTTCGCCGTCGGGACGCCGACTGAGACCCCGACCGACGGGACGGGGCAGGAGCCCGGCGGGAGCGGGGACGAGGACACCGAGACAGGTGCGGACGGTGCCGACGACGGAACCGACGGGTCGGGCGACGACCAGTCCGCTTCGCGGTCCGGCGAGTTCGTCGTCGAACTCAACCGGACGGCGACGCCGGGCGCGGCGGTCGCCGCGACGGTGACCCGCGACGGCGCGCCGGTCGAGGGGGCGGCCGTGGCCTTCAACGGCGAGCCGGTCGGGACGACTGGGCCGGACGGCACCGTCTCCGGGACGGTCCCCTACGAAGCGGAACTGACGATAACCGTCGACGCACCCGGCGACGCGGCCGCCCTCGTCGCCCCCTCGGTACCACGTGACGGGACGCGCGCCTTCGCCGTCGCCGGCCCGCGGGCCCAGCAGTCGACGAACACGAGCTACGAGCTGAACACGACCGCGTCGGTGACTGTCACCGGCGACGCCGTCACCGGCGGCGAGGTGGTCGTCACCGCAACCGTCGACGGCGTGCCGGTGCGGGACGGCGGCCTGTGGCTCGACGGCGAGCGGGTGGCGACGACGAACAGACGGGGGCGCGCGACGGTCACGCTCCCGACCGAACCCGGCAACGTCACCGTCGCCGTCGAGCGGGACGCTGTCAGCGGCAACACGACCGTCGTCCTCGAACGGCTCGCCGTGGCGACGTCGCCGACGCTCCCCCTGGCCCTGCCCGCGACCGGTCAGCGGGTGAACGCGACGATGGACGGCGAACCGGTATCGAACGCGACGGTCGAAGTCGACGGGGAGCCGGCGGCCCGGACCGGCGCGACCGGGCGGACGACGGTCGGCATGCCGTTTGCCGCCAGCACCACGGTCACGGTCTCGAAGTACGGCCAGACGGCCACGGCGACCGTCGGCGGCCTGTTCGTCAACGCCGCGGGCGTGCTGGCCGTCTCAGGAACTCTCCTCGCCGGGGCGGTCGTCGGCGCTCGGCGGCGGCAGGTGACGCCGGGAACGCTCCGGGCGTGGGTGCGGGCCGCGCGCGAACTCGCCGTCGGCGCGCTGGTCGGTCTCGCCGCCGCTGTGGACGGCCTGCTGGGCGGTCTCCGAACCAGGGCGCGGCTGACGGCCGCGGCGCTCCGGGACCTGTTCGCCGGCCGCCGGTCGCCGTCGGCGCTGCTTGAGGCGGCCCGAGCGTGGGTCGACGCCCGCCTCTCGGCAGCCGAAGCGGCCGCAAGCGGCGCGCTGGGGACCGACGCCGAGGAAGCCGACGGCGCGCCCGCGGCGCGGGTCACCATCCGCGAGGCCTGGACGCGCCTGCTGGCCCAGGTGTCGCTCCGGCGGTACTGGACGCGGACGCCGGGGGACATCGCCGCCCACGCCATCGAACGGGACGGGCTTCCGCCAGCGGCGGTTCGGACGGTCCGGGACGCGTTCCGGGCGGTCGAGTACGGCCAGCGGGACCCACAGGAGCACGTGGCGGCCGTCGAGGACGCGATTCGGGCCATCGAGTCGGCCGCCGGGACACAGGACGCGACCGACGACGACGCGGAGGGGCGGTCCTGATGCGCCCCCGCACGGTCGTGTTCGGGACGGTGGGCCTGCTGGCGACCGCCGTCGCGGTCGCCCTGGTGGTCGCCCCGGCCGTCGTCGGCGAGTCGCTGGTCGCCGTCCTCGGTAGCGTCGCCCCGACGACCGCCCTCCTCGCCGGGAGTCTGGTCGTCGGGCTCTGTGCGGCCCTCGCCGGCTGGCTCGGCGGGCGAGGGACCGACGGGGCGGCGTCCGCCTTCGACGTGGCCGGCGACAGCCCGCCGGAGGCCGTGACGGCGACGGAGGGGCGGCTGGTCGCCGCCGACGTCGACGCGGCCATCGACGACGCGGTCGCGGGCGACGACGCGGCGATGGACGCCGTCACCGAGCGACTCACTGCGGCGGCGGCGACGGCCCACGCCATCGGTGCCGGCGTCTCACAGGAGGCCGCTCGCCGGGCCGTGCGGGCGGGGACCTGGACCGACGACGCCGTCGCGGCGGCGCTGCTCGCCCCGGAGGAACCGCAGTCACTGGTGGCCCGGCTCCGCCTGTGGCTCGACCCGGAGAGCGAGCGCCGTCGCCGCATCCGCCGGACCGTCGACGCTATCGAGCGGGTGTCGGGGGGTGACCGCTGACGATGCACCGCCGGATGCGGCGCTGGCGCGGCGGCCTCGCCGCGGCGCTGTTCCTCGTCAGCGTCTCGCTGCTGACCGCCGAGCCGCTGTTGCTCGCGGCGACGGTGCTACCGCTCGGTTACGTCGCCTACGGCGCGCTGTCGCGGGTGCCGGCCGGGACCGACCTGCGGGCGACGCGGTCGGTCTCCGACGCCCAGCCGACGCCGGGCGAGCCGGTCGCCGTCGAACTGACCGTGACGAACACCGGGAACGGCTCGCTGACCGACGTGCGAGTCATCGACGGCGTGCCCGCGGAACTGGCAGTCGTCGAGGGGTCGCCGCGGCTCTGTACCTCGCTGCGGCCCGACGAGAGTGCGACGCTGTCCTACGCCGTGATGGCGAAGCGCGGGACCTACACGTTCGACGCCGCCGCGGTGCGGGTGCGGACGCTGTCGGCGAGCGACGCGGTCACCGTCGACCTGCCAGCCGCCGGCGACGGGTCGCTGACCTGCTCGAACACCGTTTCGGAGGTGCCGATGGCCGACGCGACGCTCCCGCGGGCGGGGACGCTCCCGACCGACACCGGCGGGAGCGGCCTGGAGTTCCACTCGACGCGGAGCTACCAGCCCGGGGACCCGGTCAACCGCATCGACTGGCGGCGCTACGCCAAGACGGACGAACTGACCACCGTCGACTACCGGGAGGAACAGGCCGTCAGGACGGTGCTGGTGGTCGACGCCAGGCCGCCGGCCCGCGTGACGCCGGAGCCGGGGTTCCCGACCGGAGCGGAACTGTCGGCTTACGCCGCCGAGCGGCTGTTCGACGCCCTCTCGCGGACCAGCGTCGTCGCCAGCGTCTGTGCCGTGGGGCTGGCCGAGTCGGACGTCCCCGGCGGGCTCGGTCCGGACGGACTGGCGTGGGTCGACCCCGCCGGCGGCCACGCGGCCGCTCACGCGCGACAGGTGTTCGACAGCGTGGGTCGCGCCGCGGCCCGGCAGTCGGCGGACCACGCGACCAGCGGCCCCAGTACGGCCGACGATGCAGACGTGGCCGGGGCCGAGTCCACACCGCAGTCACGGGACGGCGACGCGCGGATGACGACGGCCGACGGCGGCACGACCGACGACCCGGCCCTGCTCGCCGTGCTCGCCCGGCTCCCGCCGACCGCGCAGGTGGTGGTGTTCTCGCCAGTCGCCGACGAGTGGGCCGTCTCGCTGGTCTCGTCGCTCGCGGTCCGTGACTACCCGACGACGCTCGTCAGCCCGGCGCTGGCCCGCGGCGGCTCGCTGGGCGCGGCCGTGGCCGGCGTCGAACGCACCGCCCGGCTCCAGCGGGCCGAACTGTCCGGCGCGACCGTCATCGACTGGGACCTCGACAGCCCCATCGACGTAGCTCTGCGGGCCTCGCTCGCGGACCTGTTCAGCGTGTAACCATGGCCGACCACACCACACTCCCGACCCGGATGCCCCGGACCAGCCTCGCCGTCGTCGTCGGCGTGACGGCGCTGCTGGTCGCCGGACTGCTGGGGGCCGTCAGCGCCGACCGGGTCGCGCTCGTCGGCGCGGGGACCGGCCTCGCGCTGGCGCTGTCGCTGTGGCTGAGCGGCTGGAACCGCTGGCGGGCGGTCGGGGCCGTCCTGGCCAGTATCCTCGCGCTCCCGGTCGCGGTCGGGCTCTCTGTCGCCACCGGCGGTGCGGTCGTCACGCTCGGGGCCGACCTGTTCCCGGTCCCCTCGCAGGCCGGCGTCCGGCCGGCGGTCGTCACGCTGGCGTCGCAGGTGGCCGTCGTCCTCGGCTGTCTGACCGCTGTCTTCGGTGCGAGCGCGGCCACCCGCGGCGTCGTGGACACCGAGCGGGTGGCGGCCTACGGCGGCGTCGTCGTGCGGACGACCGCCGTCCCGTTCGTCGTCGCCCTCGCGCTGTTCGCGCGGGGAGCCGTCGACTTCCTGCAGTCCAACGCCGGGACGCCGGGCGTCCAGCAGCTGGCCGGCGAACTCCTCGCCCGGGTGCTGGGGCCGGTGTTCGACCCGGCCCCTGGGCGAACGCATATCGCCATCTTCTGCCTGCTGCTCGCGCTCGCGGCGGCGGCGCTGGCCCGCGGCCTCGACGCTCTGCCGCTTGCCGAACTCGTCCCGGAGACGAGCGACGCGCCCGACGTCGACGGGGCCGTCGCCGCCGCCGAGCGGACGCTCCGGTGGACGGGCCGGCTCGCCCTGCTCGTCGCTCCGGTCGCCGGGCTGGTCGAACTGTCCGTCGGCCAGCAGTTCCTCGCCGGCACACTCCCCGGTGGCCTGTACGGGGTCGCCGTCGGGGTCACGGCCGCGCCGGGCCTGCGCGGGCTCCTCTGGTGGCTGTTCCTTGGCGGTGCGGCCGTCTCCGCTGCGGTCTGGGCCCTCCGGCGGGCGGTCCGGAGTTCGGCCGACCGCGTCGGCTCTGTCCTCGCGCCCTACGTCGGCGGCGTCGTCGTCACTCTCGCCGTGGTCTCGGTCGCGGGGCCGGCGGTCGAAGCCGTCGAGACGGCGCTCCGGGCGACCCCGGCCGCGGCAGCCGTCGACCGGTTCGTCGTCCCGGTACTGGACGTGTACGGGCCACAGACGGTCGCACTGGTGCTGGTCGTCGTCGCGCTGTTCTCGGTCGTCGCCGCGGCCGGACAGCTGTGGCTGGCGCTTGCGGCGGGCTACCTGCCCGAGCGGACGGCAGGCGTCACGCTCGCGGCGGCCGGCCTGTTCGGTGCCAGCGCCTTCGCCGCGACGCTCGCGACGCCGACGTGGCTGGTGCTCGCGGGCCTGGTCGGCGCGGTCGTCGTCTGGGACGCCGGTGCCTTCGGGACGACGCTCGGGCGCGAGGTCGGCACCGGGGCTGCGACCCGCCGCGCCGAACTCGTCCACACCGGCGGGACCGTCGCGGTCGGGGGCGTCGGCGTGGCGGCGACGCTGGGGCTGGCCGCCGTCGCGCAGGGTGCTATCGCCGTCGAGCCGTCGGCCGCCGTGGCCAGCCTCGTGGTCTGTCTCGTCGCCGTGGTGGCGCTCGTCGTCGCGATGCGGTAGCGGCTCGCGGGGCCGAAGTCGGCCGCGTGACCGGCCGACCCCGCTGGCGCGGTCCCGAGAAATCAGGGGCTGACGGCGGGTACCTCGACGCGGTCCAGCACGTCCTTGACGACGGTCGCGGGGTCGACGCCGCGGACGCCCGCGTCGGCGGTCAGCACGAGCCGGTGGGCGAACGCCGCCACGGCGACGCTGGTCACGTCGTCCGGCACGGCGTAGTCGCGCCCGTCCAGCACCGCGGCGGCGCGGGTCGCCTCGAACAGCCGCTGGATGCCACGGGGGGAGACGCCCACGTCCACGCGGTCGTCCTCGCGGGTGGCCCGCCCGAGTTCGACCACGTAGTCCCTGAGCTTCCCGTCGACGGTGACCGACTCGACGGCCCGCTGGAGCGCGGGGATGCGCTCGCCGTCGATGACGCTGGTGACGCTCGGGGCCTGTGCCGTCCGGTCGGCCCGCCGGTCGATGAGTTCGCGCTCGCCGCCGAAGTCGGGGTAGCCCATCGACGTCTTGACGATGAAGCGGTCCCGCTGGGCCTCCGGCAGGCCGAAGGTCCCCTCCTGCTCGACGGGGTTCTGCGTGGCGATGACGAAGAACGGCTCTGGCAGGTCGTGAGTCACGCCGTCGACGGTCACCTGCTTCTCGCCCATCGCCTCCAGCAGGGCGGCCTGGGTCTTGGGCGGCGCGCGGTTGATTTCGTCGGCCAGCACGACGTTGGCGAAGACGGGGCCGGGCTGGAAGTCGAACTCGCCGGTGGCCTCGTTGAACACGTTCGAGCCGGTGATGTCGGACGGCAGCAGGTCCGGCGTGAACTGCACCCGCTTGAAGGAGAGGTCGAGCGCCGTCGCGAACGACCGGGCGGTGAGGGTCTTCCCCGTGCCGGGCACGTCTTCCAGCAGGACGTGCCCCCGGGCGAGAATCCCGGTCATGACGGTTTCGAGGAAGCGGTCGTCGGCGATGACGGCACTGCCGACGGCGTCGAGAATCTGTCGGCTGGTTCGTCCGGCAGTGTCGTGGTCCATACCGGCGTGTCGACAGCCTCCGACAAATACCCTCTCCCTCGGTTTCGCCGGCCGGCGGCCGGGCCCGTGCCACGCTATCACAATAAGAGAGTATTGCCGTAACTCTGAGTTATAGATGTATGGAGATATATGCATACTGCACATGACCGACGACTACGGATTCGGGACGCGCTGTGTCCACGCCGGCCAGGAGGAGCCGGACCCGGCGACGGGGGCACGCGCGCCGCCCATCTATCAGACCTCCTCGTACGTCTTCGAGGACGCCGATACCGCGGCCGACCGGTACGCCCTGGAAGACGACGGCAACGTCTACTCGCGGTTCGACAACCCCACCGTTCGGATGCTCGAAACCCGCATCGCGTCGCTGGAAAACGCGGTCGACGCCGTCGCCACCGGGTCCGGGATGGCCGCCCTCGACGCCGGGACCTTCGTCCTCGCGGCCGCCGGTGACAACATCGTGACGGCCTCCTCCATCTACGGCGGCACCCACTCGTACTTCTCGAAGGCCGCCAGCCGCCGGGGCATCGAGACCCGTTTCGTCGACACGCTCGACCCGGACGCCTACGCGGAGGCCATCGACGAGGATACTGCCTACGTCCACTTCGAGACCATCGGCAACCCCTCGCTCGTGGTGCCACCGATGGAGGACATCGCCGAGGTGGCCCACGACCACGGCGTACCGGTCTTCGTCGACAACACGTTCGGGACGCCGGCGCTCTGTAACCCGCTCGACCACGGCGTGGACCTCCTCTGGGAGTCGACGACAAAGTGGATTCACGGCTCCGGGACGACCGTCGGCGGCGTCCTCGTCGACGGCGGCTCGTTCCCCTGGGACGAGTACCCCGAGAAGTTCCCGGAACTGGGCGGCGAGAACGAGGCCTTCGGCAAGAACTTCTCCGAGGCCTTCGGCGACCGCGCCTTTTCCGTGGCCGCCCGCCAGCGCGCCCTCCGCTCGCTGGGCGACGGCCAGAAACCGTTCGACGCCTGGGCGACCCTCCAGGGGACCGAGACGCTCTCCCTGCGGATGGAACGGCACTGCGAGAACGCGATGACGGTCGCTCGGCACCTCGACGACCACCCCGAGGTCGCCTGGGTCACCTACCCCGGGCTGGAGAGCCACGAGACCCACGACCTCGCGTCGGAGTACCTCTCGGGCGGGTACGGCGGCATCGTCACCTTCGGACTGGAGGCCGGCTACGACGCCGGGCGGCGGTTCTGCGAGGAGACCGACCTCGCGCAGTTCCTCGCCAACATCGGCGACGCGAAGACGCTGGTCATCCACCCGGCCTCGACCACCCACGCCCAACTCAGCGAGGCGGAACAGCGCGCCAGCGGCGTCACGCCCGACCTGGTCCGGATGAGCGTCGGCATCGAGGACCCCGAGGACGTCGTCGCGGACATCGACGACGCCATCGCCCGTGTAACATGAACGTCGAACACGACACCCTCTCGCTGGGCGAGTTCGAGTTCGACTCTGGGGAGACGATTCCCGACCTCGAAATCACCTACGAGGCCTACGGCGAGTTCGACGGCGACAACGCGGTGCTGGTCTGTCACGCGCTGACCGGTAGCGCCCACGTCGCCGGCCGCGACCGCGTCGACAGCGCCGACCAGGCTCGCGCCTGGTGGGACGACATCGTCGGGCCGGGCAAGGCCATCGACACCACGGAGTACTACGTCGTTTGCGCGAACGTGCCCGGTTCCTGTTACGGCTCGACGGGGCCGAAAAGCGAGCACCCGGAGACGGGCGAGCCCTACGGCACCGACTTCCCGCCGGTCACCGTCGGCGACTGGACCGAGGCCCAGCGCGCCCTGCTGGACGAACTCGGGATTCCGCACCTCCACGCCGTCGTCGGCGGCAGCGTCGGCGGCATGAACGTCATCGAGTGGGCCAAGCGCCACCCCGACCACGTCGACCGCATCGTCCCCATCGCCGCCGCCGCGCGGCTGGACACGCAGTGTCTCGCGCTCGATGCCATCGCCCGCCGGGCCATCACGACCGACCCGAACTGGAACCAGGGCCACTACTACGACGGCGACCCGCCCAGCGACGGCCTGGCGCTGGCCCGCCAACTGGGCCACGTGATGTACCTCTCGAAGGCGTCGATGGAGCGCCGCTTCGGCCGCCGCGCCGCCGGCCGGGACGCCGTCCGCACGTTCCCCACGGACGCCGCGGGCGCGTTCTTCCCGTACCGCGACGTGGAGTCGTACCTCGACTACAACGCCGAGAAGTTCACCGAGCGGTTCGACGCCAACAGCTACCTCTACCTGACGCGGGCGATGGACAACTACGACCTCGCCGCCGGGTTCGAGTCCGACGCCGACGCGCTGGCGGCCTTCGACGGCGAGGCGCTCGTGATGTCCTTTACCGCCGACTGGCACTTCACCACCCAGCAGGCCGAGGCGCTGGCCGACTCGCTCCGGGACGCCGACGCGAACGTCGCCCACCACGTCATCGACTCCGACCACGGCCACGACGCCTTCCTCGTCGAACCGGACAACGTCGGCCCGCCGCTGTCGGACTTCCTCGACAGCGGCGTCGCCGGCAAGGCCGTCACCGACTCCGTCGTCGAGGACAGCCAGGAGAGCGACTTCGCGCCGGTCCACAACAGCCTCTTCTCGCGGTGAGCGCCGCGCTCGCCCACACCGGCCGCCGTGTGCCACGCTAGTATTTATCACACCTCGACCCGACAGTAACTCTGTATGAGCGACATGACCACGAACATCGAAAGTGACGAGTACTCGTTCGGACAGACGGTGTACGACGAGGACGGCACCGCGCTCGGGACCATCCGCGGGTTCGACGAGCACGGCTTCTACGTCACGGTCGAGGACGGCATCGAGGCGCTGTCGAGCGAACACCTCAGCGCCGGGGCCGCGGGTGAGGCCGAACTGATGTGGCGCTGCTGGGAATGTGGCGAGATGGGACAGATAGAGGACATCCCCGAGGAGTGCCCGTCCTGTGGCGCACCGAAGGAGGACATCTACTACTGGCAGGAGGACTGAGCCGGGCCGTTGCCGGCCCCGTCTGCTGTCTGCAGAGTCGGCACTACGCTCGTTCGAACCGCTCCGCCGTGGCCGGTCCGACTGCCTCCCGAACCGTCTCGGCGGCCGACGGCGGGAGCGAGAACCGCAGCGTCGTCCAGTCCCGTTCGACGACCGCCCGTCCGTCGTCGTCACAGACGACCGCGTACACCAGCGACTCGCCGTAGACCCGCGCCAGCGCGTCGAACGTCCCCGCCGTCAGCGGCACCGTCCCGGTCGTGTGCGTGTCGGTAGCTGACACGTCGGTGTGGCCCGCAATCGTCTCGACGGCGAACCGCTCCCCGACGGGCGGGTCCCGCCGCCCGACGCCGAGGTGGACGAACGCTTTTTCCGGAGCCCGCGGTGACGCGTCCAGCACCGCTGCGAGCACGTCCAGTCCGACCGCTTCGTCGGGGTCAGATAGCTCGAACCGCTGTGTGGTCTCGTCCTGTGGCCAGGTTGGTCCCGGCTCGCCGCCGCCGAGTCCCTCCCACGCCGTGACAATCGTCTCGGTCAGTTGGTCGATACCAATCTCGTCGATGGCCCGGACTACCGCCTCGGCGTCGTCGGAGTCGCCCATGGCCGCCCGTTCGTCGCTCGCGGCCAAGTGCGTGCTGGTTCCCCCGCCGGTGATGGATTTTTGTCCGGGCCCGCCCTGTCCGTCGGTATGGACATCGCCGTCGTTGGGGCCGGGAGCCTCGGCAGCCTCGTCGGTGGCCTGCTCGCCCGCGAACACGACGTGACGCTCGTGGGCCGGGAGCCACACGTGGATCGGGTCGCCGAGCGCGGTCTCTCCGTGGTCGGGACCGAGTCGTTCCGGGTCCATCCGAGCGCGCGGACGACGGTTCCCCAGAGCGCCGACCTCGCGCTGGTGGCGGTGAAGGCCTACGACACCGCCGACGCCGCCGCGGCCCTCGCTGACTGCGCGTTCGACGCCTGCCTCTCACTCCAGAACGGGATGGGAAACGAGGAGACGCTCGCCGCCGCACTCGACTGTCCGGTGCTCGCGGGGACGTGCTCCTACGGCGCGCGGCTCCGGGAGCCGGGCACCGTCGCGTTCACCGGCCGCGGCGAGGTCGTGCTGGGGGACCGCGACGGCGGCCAGTCAGCGGTCGCCGACTGGGCGGGCGCGGCGTTCCGGGCCGCCAGCGTCGAGACGACCGTCGCGACCGACATGCCGACGCGGCTCTGGGAGAAGCTCGCGGTCAACACCGGCATCAACGCGGTGACGGCGCTCGCCCGCGTGGCGAACGGTGCGCTGGCCGACCCGCCGGCCGACGGCCTCGCCGCGGACGCGGCCCGGGAGACGGCCGCCGTCGCCCGCGAGCAGGGCGTCGACCTCTCCGACGAGCGCGCGGTGTCGCTCCTCGAAGGGGTCGTCGGCGACACCGCCGCCAACCGCTCGTCGATGCTCCAGGACGTCTCGGCCGGCCAGCGGACGGAAATCGACGCCATCAACGGCTACGTCGCCGACACCGCGACGGCACCGGTCCCGGTCAACGAGACGCTCGCCGCCCTCGTGCGGACGTGGGAGCGACACCGCGGGTAGCGTGGTGGACCCGACATCAGCGCCCATCGGCGCTCGGTGCCCGTGTCACCGGCCTCAGTGGGGATGACACAACCGCTAAATACAGCGTCGCCGATGGCTCTCATATGACCGCACGAACCGCCGGACGGCGTCTCAGAGCGTCGCGCCGTCCTGCTGGCGGACCTGCACGGCTCGGAGGGGACTGGTATGACAGCGAGTGACGCCGCCGGTACCCGAATCGTCGACTACGAACTGTTCGAGGTGCCGCCGCGGTGGCTGTTCCTGCGACTGGAGACGGCCGACGGCACCGTCGGCTGGGGCGAACCCGTCGTCGAGGGGCGGGCCCACACCGTCCGCGCCGCCGTCGAGGAACTGCTCGACAGCTATCTCGTCGGGGAGAACCCCGAGGACATCCAGGACCACTGGCAGGCGATGTACCGCGGCGGCTTCTACCGCGGCGGCCCGGTCCTGATGTCGGCCATCGCCGGCATCGACCAGGCGCTGTGGGACATCAAGGGCAAGCAACTGGGCGCGCCGGTCCACCAGCTCCTGGGGGGCCAGGCCCGGGGCCGCATCCGCGTCTACCAGTGGATCGGCGGCGACGAGCCGTCGGACGTGGCCGACGCCGCCCGCGAGCAGGTCGAGGCC of Haloarcula sp. DT43 contains these proteins:
- a CDS encoding AAA family ATPase; translated protein: MDHDTAGRTSRQILDAVGSAVIADDRFLETVMTGILARGHVLLEDVPGTGKTLTARSFATALDLSFKRVQFTPDLLPSDITGSNVFNEATGEFDFQPGPVFANVVLADEINRAPPKTQAALLEAMGEKQVTVDGVTHDLPEPFFVIATQNPVEQEGTFGLPEAQRDRFIVKTSMGYPDFGGERELIDRRADRTAQAPSVTSVIDGERIPALQRAVESVTVDGKLRDYVVELGRATREDDRVDVGVSPRGIQRLFEATRAAAVLDGRDYAVPDDVTSVAVAAFAHRLVLTADAGVRGVDPATVVKDVLDRVEVPAVSP
- the metX gene encoding homoserine O-acetyltransferase MetX, with translation MNVEHDTLSLGEFEFDSGETIPDLEITYEAYGEFDGDNAVLVCHALTGSAHVAGRDRVDSADQARAWWDDIVGPGKAIDTTEYYVVCANVPGSCYGSTGPKSEHPETGEPYGTDFPPVTVGDWTEAQRALLDELGIPHLHAVVGGSVGGMNVIEWAKRHPDHVDRIVPIAAAARLDTQCLALDAIARRAITTDPNWNQGHYYDGDPPSDGLALARQLGHVMYLSKASMERRFGRRAAGRDAVRTFPTDAAGAFFPYRDVESYLDYNAEKFTERFDANSYLYLTRAMDNYDLAAGFESDADALAAFDGEALVMSFTADWHFTTQQAEALADSLRDADANVAHHVIDSDHGHDAFLVEPDNVGPPLSDFLDSGVAGKAVTDSVVEDSQESDFAPVHNSLFSR
- a CDS encoding O-acetylhomoserine aminocarboxypropyltransferase/cysteine synthase family protein, translated to MTDDYGFGTRCVHAGQEEPDPATGARAPPIYQTSSYVFEDADTAADRYALEDDGNVYSRFDNPTVRMLETRIASLENAVDAVATGSGMAALDAGTFVLAAAGDNIVTASSIYGGTHSYFSKAASRRGIETRFVDTLDPDAYAEAIDEDTAYVHFETIGNPSLVVPPMEDIAEVAHDHGVPVFVDNTFGTPALCNPLDHGVDLLWESTTKWIHGSGTTVGGVLVDGGSFPWDEYPEKFPELGGENEAFGKNFSEAFGDRAFSVAARQRALRSLGDGQKPFDAWATLQGTETLSLRMERHCENAMTVARHLDDHPEVAWVTYPGLESHETHDLASEYLSGGYGGIVTFGLEAGYDAGRRFCEETDLAQFLANIGDAKTLVIHPASTTHAQLSEAEQRASGVTPDLVRMSVGIEDPEDVVADIDDAIARVT
- a CDS encoding DUF7269 family protein, yielding MRPRTVVFGTVGLLATAVAVALVVAPAVVGESLVAVLGSVAPTTALLAGSLVVGLCAALAGWLGGRGTDGAASAFDVAGDSPPEAVTATEGRLVAADVDAAIDDAVAGDDAAMDAVTERLTAAAATAHAIGAGVSQEAARRAVRAGTWTDDAVAAALLAPEEPQSLVARLRLWLDPESERRRRIRRTVDAIERVSGGDR
- a CDS encoding transglutaminase TgpA family protein, with the protein product MGSDDSPFDDVSADRDYLRVLLTAVCVVAVVLATATLPILSPGGTETPMESLVPLPQESPFGSAGGASTGGGGGQLGALNPGSQTSVGGSLGGGDSPYRSQDTEPHFTVTSSEPAYWRTGAYETYTGTGWDGRADPRAYEGPLAVDGMADTTVDYEVQLARSATSLPTVWRPKSVSRDDVLVTAYGAVTSERPLPAGTTYSATSVTPPDDPDVLRTSGRDYPDAVESRYTGVPASTSAQVGPFTDRLTEDSDSPYETAATIERWLEANKNYSLNVSQQPEDDVASEFIFQMDRGYCEYFATSMVVMLRSQDIPARYVVGYSTGERTGQNRYTVRGMNAHAWVEVYFEGVGWVRFDPTPGRERLESERQAMEDSSQEYSAAESGSPGEEFAVGTPTETPTDGTGQEPGGSGDEDTETGADGADDGTDGSGDDQSASRSGEFVVELNRTATPGAAVAATVTRDGAPVEGAAVAFNGEPVGTTGPDGTVSGTVPYEAELTITVDAPGDAAALVAPSVPRDGTRAFAVAGPRAQQSTNTSYELNTTASVTVTGDAVTGGEVVVTATVDGVPVRDGGLWLDGERVATTNRRGRATVTLPTEPGNVTVAVERDAVSGNTTVVLERLAVATSPTLPLALPATGQRVNATMDGEPVSNATVEVDGEPAARTGATGRTTVGMPFAASTTVTVSKYGQTATATVGGLFVNAAGVLAVSGTLLAGAVVGARRRQVTPGTLRAWVRAARELAVGALVGLAAAVDGLLGGLRTRARLTAAALRDLFAGRRSPSALLEAARAWVDARLSAAEAAASGALGTDAEEADGAPAARVTIREAWTRLLAQVSLRRYWTRTPGDIAAHAIERDGLPPAAVRTVRDAFRAVEYGQRDPQEHVAAVEDAIRAIESAAGTQDATDDDAEGRS
- a CDS encoding DUF7519 family protein — encoded protein: MADHTTLPTRMPRTSLAVVVGVTALLVAGLLGAVSADRVALVGAGTGLALALSLWLSGWNRWRAVGAVLASILALPVAVGLSVATGGAVVTLGADLFPVPSQAGVRPAVVTLASQVAVVLGCLTAVFGASAATRGVVDTERVAAYGGVVVRTTAVPFVVALALFARGAVDFLQSNAGTPGVQQLAGELLARVLGPVFDPAPGRTHIAIFCLLLALAAAALARGLDALPLAELVPETSDAPDVDGAVAAAERTLRWTGRLALLVAPVAGLVELSVGQQFLAGTLPGGLYGVAVGVTAAPGLRGLLWWLFLGGAAVSAAVWALRRAVRSSADRVGSVLAPYVGGVVVTLAVVSVAGPAVEAVETALRATPAAAAVDRFVVPVLDVYGPQTVALVLVVVALFSVVAAAGQLWLALAAGYLPERTAGVTLAAAGLFGASAFAATLATPTWLVLAGLVGAVVVWDAGAFGTTLGREVGTGAATRRAELVHTGGTVAVGGVGVAATLGLAAVAQGAIAVEPSAAVASLVVCLVAVVALVVAMR
- a CDS encoding DUF58 domain-containing protein, which codes for MHRRMRRWRGGLAAALFLVSVSLLTAEPLLLAATVLPLGYVAYGALSRVPAGTDLRATRSVSDAQPTPGEPVAVELTVTNTGNGSLTDVRVIDGVPAELAVVEGSPRLCTSLRPDESATLSYAVMAKRGTYTFDAAAVRVRTLSASDAVTVDLPAAGDGSLTCSNTVSEVPMADATLPRAGTLPTDTGGSGLEFHSTRSYQPGDPVNRIDWRRYAKTDELTTVDYREEQAVRTVLVVDARPPARVTPEPGFPTGAELSAYAAERLFDALSRTSVVASVCAVGLAESDVPGGLGPDGLAWVDPAGGHAAAHARQVFDSVGRAAARQSADHATSGPSTADDADVAGAESTPQSRDGDARMTTADGGTTDDPALLAVLARLPPTAQVVVFSPVADEWAVSLVSSLAVRDYPTTLVSPALARGGSLGAAVAGVERTARLQRAELSGATVIDWDLDSPIDVALRASLADLFSV
- a CDS encoding DUF7130 family rubredoxin-like protein — its product is MSDMTTNIESDEYSFGQTVYDEDGTALGTIRGFDEHGFYVTVEDGIEALSSEHLSAGAAGEAELMWRCWECGEMGQIEDIPEECPSCGAPKEDIYYWQED